TCACCGGGGGTCGGCGCGAAGGTGGCGATCGTGCCCTCGAACGTGAGCACGGGGGGTTCGAGGATCGAGCACCCGGGCAGGGCGTCGCCGTCGAGCGTGGCCACCTCGTCGATCGTCACGACCGAGCCGATGGTCCGCGAGTCGCTCGCGTCCCAGGCCCGGTTCTGGCCGTCGAGGGTCAGCTGCGCGTGCAGGCCCGCGGGCAGCGTCGACGCGTCTGCCGGAATGTCATAGGTCTCCACGACGTTTCCGGCGGAATCCTGCACGACCCACTTCTTCGTCACGACGATGTTGCCCGTGCGGGGCGTGTTCGTGACGACGCACTCGACCGTCCCGTCGGTGAACGGCATCACGAAGGTCTGGGCCGCCACGGCCACCGTGACGCCACCCTGGGTGCACGTGTACGTGGCGTTGTAGGACCCCTGGGCAGGGTCCGACCCGTGGCCGATGTTCTCCGCCAGCGTGACCGAGGAGCCGTAGGCCGCCGCGCCCGTCGCCACGTTGACCGTGTCGTGCTGCGGGTTCGTGCCGTCTGCCGTCGAGGTCGCCGTCGTCGCGTCGACGAGTGCGAAGCCGCTCATGCTCAGCTCGGCGGTGTCCCCGGCGATTGCTCCCTGCCAGCGCTTGGTGAACTCGATCGGGTTCGTCTTCGGCGCATTCGTGAAGGTGCACACGACGTGCGCGCCCTCGTCGCCGGAGAGTGGGGGTGGGATCGTGACCACTCCCGCCGTGCCCGTGCCCGTGGCGATGACCGAACCGCCCGCCTCGCATTCCCAGGTCGAGGTGTAGGCGCTCATCTGCGAGGAACCGGGGAAGGCGATGATCGCTTCGGAGAAGGAGTAGTCCGCCCCGGAGATCGCGGGCACCGGCCCGATCTGGGTGGGCTGGAGCCCGGTCGTGGTTCCGCTCGTGTCCTCGGTCGCGACCGTGACCGCGTCGCGCTCGAGCGTCAGCCTGAACTGGTCCGCGCTGGCCGCGCGGAGCGTGATGTCCTTGCGCACGGTGATCGTTCCCGGGGAGTTGCAGCTCGCGAGGTCGGTGCTGTCGACCAGGTTGCCGGTGTGCGTGCCGAGGGACGTCCAGGTCGTGGGGTCGTACTTGTACACGGTCGTGTCGGAGCCGAGGTAGATGGATCCGTCCGCGTCGAAGGCCACGCCGTTGACGGCGACCCCGCCGACGTCGAACGCGTGGGTCTGTGAGAGGTCGAGCGCGTTGTTCTCGGCCGCCGCGAGGGTGGCGGCGGTGATCATGAACTCGGTGACGTTGCCGTCGTCGTCGCTGGCGATGACGAACAGGTTGCCGTGCGCGTCGAAGGCCATGTCGCCGTTCGCGCCGACGAGCCCGCTGACGAAGTAGCCCACCTTGTCGAACAGGCCGGTCCCGACGTCGTAGCGCCACAGCTGGAAGTTGTTCGAGGAGTCGTATCCGCCGAAGAAGTAGTCGCCGCTGGCGAAGTCGACCGCGCCGGCGATCAGCTGCTGGGTCGTGTTCGAGTTGAGGGTGCCGAGCGACTCCCACGCATCCGTCGCCGGAAGGTAGCGGAGCACGGTCGCGTTGCTCAGCGGATCCTCGGCGGTGTCGCTGCTGAATCGCATGAAGGCGTAGACGACGGTGCCGCCGTCGCCGATCGCCAGGCCGTTGACGCTTCCGCCCGGGCCGTCGACGAAGGAGCTCCAGCTGCCCATCGTGGACACGGCGCCGGACGGGTCGATCTGGACCAGGTCGCCGCCGTCGTAGACCGAGTAGACGTAGCCGCTCGAGCAGACCGGCGCCTCCCCGACGGCCATCGGCTGCATGTCGGCCGGGTGAATGCCGGCCCGGTGAACGTCGGCGGAGCTCGGCCGGGCCGCCGATGCAGGCGCGTCCGCGGGCTCGGGTTCATCCGCGGGCTCGGGCTCGGCGACGTCGGGATCAGCGGGATCGGCGGGATCGGCGGGGTCAGCGGGATCGGCTGGATCGGCCTCACCGGTCGTGGCCACCGGCGCGTTCGTGAACGTGCAGGAGACGTCGGACGCCGACGTGACCGTCACGCTCGTGGCCCCGACCGTGACGTCGTCGCCGCCGGTGCACGTGAGGTCGTCGAGGACCCATCCCTGCGGCAGCTCCGCCTCGACCGTCACGGCCTCACCGGGAAGGAGTGCGCCCGTGAGCTCGTCCGGATCCTCCGGCGTCGGGGCGAGCGTGAACCCCTCGCCCCACGAGGAGCCGGCGACGTCGGAGGTCGACCCGTACGAGAACGAGGGCGCCTCGCCCGCCCCGATCGCCCCGGTCGCATCGCTCACGATCGTCAGCCGCGCGGGCTCCCGCTCAGCGGCGTTCCCGCCCGCCTCGCCGGCGCCTCCGGTCGTCGCGAAGGCCGCGATCGGCCCCGTGAGCAGGGCCAGGCAGCCACTCACGGTGGCGGCCACGAGCCTGCTTCTCCGTCTGGGTCGGACAGGGCTGGCGGCATGACGGAAGGCGGAGGTATGCACGATTACTCCCGGGACGGAATCGGAATGGATTCAGCCTATTGGAGCGGTGGTGTTCAATTCGAGCGCACAGGACCTTCGACCCATCACCCCGGGGTGGATTATTCGATGATCGAGGGTGAGATGCGGGTGAATACAATAGTATCGCGGGTGATAGCCTTGAGGCGTACCGGACATCGGATGACCGGGCACCGGCCGCGGTCAGGGAATGAGCGCCAGCTGCCTGGCACGCTCCAATGCGTCGCCCCGGCCCGTGACATTCAATTTCTTATAAATGGATCTCAGGTGACTCTTGACGGAATTCACGCTCACGAATAGGCGATCGGCTATCTCGGCCACGGTGTGGTCCTGGGACCATTGCCGCAGCACGTCCAGTTCCCGCGGGGACAGCCGCACCATCCCCCGCAGCGGCTCCGGTCCCGGGGCGCCGACGGGTGCGCCGTCGAACACGTCCGCGAGCGCGGGCAGCAGCTCGACGAGGCGCGCGATCTCGCTCGGGGGCACGTAGCTCCAGGCCCGCCAGTACCCCGACTCGCGGGTCAGCTCGAGGGCCGCGTCGAGCATATTCGTCGCCCGGTCGTCGCGACCGAGCCGGGCGGAGCCGAGCGCATCGAGCACGAGCAGCTGCGCGTGCAGGCGCGGGTTGAGGCGGGTCTCCTCGTCGACGAGCGCCGCCCCCGGCAGGCTCGCGCCCGTGATCCGCAGCACGCCCACGAGGTTGCCCTCGAGCCAGTCGATCCACGCCTTCGCCGACATGTCCCAGCCGGCCATGTCGCTCGTATCGGCGAGCACCTCCCGGGCGCGGGCGAGGCGACCCATGGTGACGAGCCGGTGAACATACGTCATGGTGATCGCCGTCCGCAGCGTCGGACTCTGCGCGGCCGCCCGCGCGCACCGCTCGGCGGCGTGATCGAGATCCTCCTCGGTGGAGGTGGCCCGCCGCGTCGGCAGCAGCACGAGCAGTTCGATATATGCGCCGAGGTCGGCGGTCGCGGGGGGCAGGTCCGCGAGGTCGCCCGGCGGGCCCGGCACCCGATCCTCGACCGGCCGGCCCTCGTCGAAGAGGAGCCGGCGCACGAGCCAGTCGCAGGCCCGGGCCGTCACCGTGGCAGGCTCCCCGCCACCCGGGCCGTCACCGGCGATCCACCAGTCCCGGGCGGCCCGAACGAAGCCGCGGTGCAGGAGGCACAGCGCGAGCCCGCCCCACGCCTCACCCCGCAGCCGTGGATCGGGATGCCCGCTGAGCCGCCAGAACGCATCGGCGGCCCCCAGGTGCCGGCGCGCGAAGAACTGCGCCCAGGCCCAGCGCAGCCGCCACGGCCCGAGGTCGACCGCGCCGTCGGCGATCCCCTCCCCGGGGTCCGGGGCGGAGCCGGGCAGGAGGAACGTGCCGTCGACGAGTCCTCGCCGGCCGCGGCGCATTCCCGCCTCGCCGATCACCTCGGCGGCGAGGAACCGTGTCAGGTCCGACGCCGGCCCGAGCATCCCGAGGGCGCGCTCGAGCCGGCCCGGTGCCAGCACGGCCAGTTCGGACCAATGGGCCTCCACGAACTCGCGCAGGAGCCCGGCCTCGGCGCTGAGGATCGCCTGGGTGAGCGCGCGGCCGAGGTCGCCCCGGCCGGCATAGTGCACATGCAGGCGCGCGTTGACGCGGCGGATCGCCGCCGGCTCCATGCGCTCGTACAGGTCCGCCAGCGCCGGCGCCAGGACCGGTCCGAGCCGCCAGGCGTCGCCGGCGCGCTCGAGCGCGACGGGGCCCTCGTTCGAGAACGCCGCCAGGGTCCCGGGGGCCGGCCCGAGGACGTCGGCGACGAGATCGTCGGTCACGTCGCCGACCACGCTGAGCAGGCGCAGCAGGTCGGACTGCCGGTGGAACTCCGGGTCGAGCAGGATGGTCTGCGCGTAGCCCAACAGGATCGCCCCGGGTCGCCACGGCGTGGGTTCGGGCGGTGGCAACTGCGCATCCCGCAGGGCCGCGATCACGGCGCCCGGCCACCCCCGCGTGCGTGCCACGAGCGCGTCCGCCTGCCCCGGGCGCAGGCCCCGGTCGAGGGATCCCGCGATCACGTGCACCTGCGCCGCGCCGAGGCGCAGATGCCCCTCGTCGACGAGCGTGATCCGGGCGCAGGACTCGCGGAAGGAGCGCAGGGCGCGCGACCGGCGGGCGATGATCACGAGCTGGGCCCCCGCCGCCCGGGCGAGTTCCGCGAGGCGGGCGTCGCCGTCCATAGGAAGCCGGTCGAGGCGATCGATCACGAGCGTCACGCGAGCCGCGCCCGCGGCGCCATCCGGGTCCGTCACGACGCTGCTGAACTCGCGGATCCGCTCGAGCCGGGAGCGGACGTCCGCGAGGAATCGCTCGACCCCCAGCTCGAGGTCCACATCGACCCAGGCCCACAACCGGCCGGGCTCGGCCGCGAGCCAGGTCGCGACCGTGCCCGTCTTGCCGAAGCCGGGGGGTGCCTGCACGAGCACGGTCTCGGCGGCGCCGGCCAGGGCCGCCAGGGCCGCCGGCGCCGGCTCGAACCAGGCCGGAACGCGCGGGAGAACGGAGGAGTCCGGCACCACCTCTCCCACCTCCCACGGATCCGTCACATCGTCGAACTCTCGGCGAAACCCGCCGACCTACTGTGCCAGGCTCTCGCACCGCCCGATCGTCCGACTCATCGGGCTCCGCTGCTTCGTCGCGACTCCCGGAGCCCTCGGGGTGCTCCCGCCATTCGGCCGCATGTCATCACCCCGTGAGGAGCCGGTCGGCCGCGCGCAGCGCCTCGACCCGATTGCTCACGCCCAGCTTCTTGTAGATGTTCCGCACGTGCGTCTTGGCGGTGTTCGTGGAGAGCCCGAGGTGGTGAGCGATCGCCACCGGCCCACCGTGATCGATGAGCGCCCGCAGGACCTGGGCCTCCCGATCGGTGAAGGCGGGGGCCGGGGCCTCGTCGCTCACGTCGGCGCTCGTCCGGGTGCGCGGATCCGGCCACAGCAGCTGGGCCTGCCGGTCGGCGCCCGCGAGCGCATCGAACACGTAGCGGGGCAGCAGCCCGAACGGGCGGGTCAGCCCATGCACCTGGGCCGAGTGGACCGTGAGGGCGAACAGCTCGGCCGCCTCCTGGCCGCGGCCGACCGCGTGATAGGCGCCGGCGAGCACGACGTCCCGT
The window above is part of the Pseudactinotalea sp. HY158 genome. Proteins encoded here:
- a CDS encoding LuxR C-terminal-related transcriptional regulator, translating into MTDPWEVGEVVPDSSVLPRVPAWFEPAPAALAALAGAAETVLVQAPPGFGKTGTVATWLAAEPGRLWAWVDVDLELGVERFLADVRSRLERIREFSSVVTDPDGAAGAARVTLVIDRLDRLPMDGDARLAELARAAGAQLVIIARRSRALRSFRESCARITLVDEGHLRLGAAQVHVIAGSLDRGLRPGQADALVARTRGWPGAVIAALRDAQLPPPEPTPWRPGAILLGYAQTILLDPEFHRQSDLLRLLSVVGDVTDDLVADVLGPAPGTLAAFSNEGPVALERAGDAWRLGPVLAPALADLYERMEPAAIRRVNARLHVHYAGRGDLGRALTQAILSAEAGLLREFVEAHWSELAVLAPGRLERALGMLGPASDLTRFLAAEVIGEAGMRRGRRGLVDGTFLLPGSAPDPGEGIADGAVDLGPWRLRWAWAQFFARRHLGAADAFWRLSGHPDPRLRGEAWGGLALCLLHRGFVRAARDWWIAGDGPGGGEPATVTARACDWLVRRLLFDEGRPVEDRVPGPPGDLADLPPATADLGAYIELLVLLPTRRATSTEEDLDHAAERCARAAAQSPTLRTAITMTYVHRLVTMGRLARAREVLADTSDMAGWDMSAKAWIDWLEGNLVGVLRITGASLPGAALVDEETRLNPRLHAQLLVLDALGSARLGRDDRATNMLDAALELTRESGYWRAWSYVPPSEIARLVELLPALADVFDGAPVGAPGPEPLRGMVRLSPRELDVLRQWSQDHTVAEIADRLFVSVNSVKSHLRSIYKKLNVTGRGDALERARQLALIP